AATTAGATATATCACCCGATTTAAATATCGGGTGTTTTTTATTTACTGCTTTTCTTTTATAAGTGTTTCGATTTTAAGTTTTGTCGTATTCCACTCATCATCTAAAATACTGTAATAAGCAGCATTTCTTGTGCTGCCGTCACTTAGAACTTTATCTTTACGTAAAATACCTTCAAATACACCACCAATTTTTTCAATGGCTTTTCTTGATCTGAAATTATTGTCTTTTGTTTTTAATTGTACTCTGTTGGTTTTCAAGCAGTTTACATTCAATATTGATGGCTGTTCCCCAGAATTCTTTAGTAATCCATGTCCATCCGATTTCCAATTTTTTGTCTGCAGGGTAAATTTCAAAAAAACGTGTGGATCCAATTAGTTTTCCGGTTTCTTTATGACGAATTACAAATGGGTATTGATTTCCCGTCTCTCTTTCGGATAATGCAGATTCATAGTTTTTATAAAACAGGGTTTTGTCTGAACAGTCTGTAGGAACCAGTGCCCAGAGTTCTTTATCAGCAGCAGCGGTATATAATTCTTCAAAATGTTCTTTTTCAAGAGGAATTAATTCAATGGTTTTTCCTTTCAGAATTGTTGGGTAAGCAATCCACTTTTCTTTCATGGTTTATTTTTGTAGATCGAAATTAATGAAAAATGAAAATCTAAGTTCAAAAAAATAAGTGATTTTATACCATGTTGATGACTGTATTTTTGTTATTGGTTAAAATGGAACATAAAAATGACAAAAACGGACTAGATTTTAATGCACAAGCATATCTAAATTTGCACAAGGAATTTTTATCAACTGTTATAATGAACGAGAGAGAATCTTTTAATGCCAAAATGCCGACAGCCTGTTTTTTACTTTTCTTTGCCCACGGACTTGTTTTTTCTTCATGGGCGAGCCGGATTCCAATCATTAAAACAGCACTTTCCATTAATGAAGCACAATTGGGAACACTTTTGCTTCTTATGCCGATAGGACAGCTTTCCACCATGGTTTTGGCCGGAAAGCTGATCAGTATTTACGGAAGCAGCGGCATTATTAAAAGATGTTTTTTGCTGTATCCTTTTTTTCTGTTATTAATTGGTTTGTCACCTTCTTATTGGACGCTGGGAGTTGTTCTGTTCTTTTTTGGAGTTTCCGGGAACATGTGCAATATCGCCATCAATACACAGGCTATTGAAATAGAATCTATCACCAAAAGAACACTTCTTTCTTCCTATCATGGAGCCTGGTGTTTTGCAGGTCTTACAGGAGCCGTCATAGGTTTGCTTATGATTAACCTCCATGTGGGAACTTTTTACCATTTTGCTGTTATTTTCATTTTGGTAGGAATCCTTTGGTACTACAGTAAAAGAAATCTGACGAATATTATTCATAAGGCAGAACCTCAAACCCGTTCCATATTCAAGGCTGTGAATCCAACATTGGTTGGTTTGGGAATTATAGGATTCCTGAGTATGGCGATTGAAGGAGCCATGTTCGACTGGAGCGGAGTGTATTTTCAAACAATAGTTAAAGCACCTGAAAATCTTGTGATACTGGGATATACGAGTTTTATTTTAATGATGACTTTAGGCCGTTTTATCGGAAACAGAATCATTGAAAAGTATGGGAAAAAGATTGTTCTGCAATGTTGCGGTATTTTGATGAGCGGAGGACTCTTCCTAAGTGTTTTCTTTCCGCAACTGTGGATCTGCATCATTGCTTTTATGATTATTGGTCTTGGAAGTTCACTAAGTGTACCTTCTGTTTACAGCACGGTAGGAAAGGTGAGTACGGTAGCTCCGAGTATTGCTTTGTCATTTGTTTCCAGCATCTCGTTTTTAGGATTTTTGATGGGTCCGCCTCTTATCGGATATATTGCGGAAAGCTTTGATCTCAGATACTCTTATGGCCTATTTGCCTGTTTTGGAATTTTACTGGCTATTATGGCAGGGCAGATGAAAGTATTCAGGAAATCGTAATGAATTTTTCTGTTATTAATAAAATACAGCCCTGAATTCAAGGAATTCAGGGCTGTTACTCTATAAAATTTAAATCCAGTTTTCTATAAGATGAAGCCACAACGCTTTTTCTTTATTAAGCAGAAAAACAGCAGATGATTTCCTTTTGGTTGTGATTTCTCCGGTAACCTGTGTTTCAATATACGTTGCCAATCCATGATGCTCAGAATGATTGACAACCATATTTTCAACCTGAATATTTCTCTCCGGAAATTTTCCAAATACGGCCGGAAGCCATTCTTCAAGCATAGATAGGGTAACGGTCTCTCCGTTTCCGTTTATCATTTTAAAATCTGGCGAGAATCCGGCTAACAGTTCCTTATAAAGACTTTTCTGATTCTCCGCTTTACCCTGAAACCATTTTTCAATATTTTTGTGGAACTCTTCTATTTCCCAAATGATTTTTTCTGTATTTTTCATAATTAAATGTATTTATTTTTGATTTAAATTTACCTTTTAGTCAATGATTTTTCATTAAAATTTTAATTGATTTAATAAAATATAAAGTT
The nucleotide sequence above comes from Chryseobacterium sp. 7. Encoded proteins:
- a CDS encoding GNAT family N-acetyltransferase is translated as MKEKWIAYPTILKGKTIELIPLEKEHFEELYTAAADKELWALVPTDCSDKTLFYKNYESALSERETGNQYPFVIRHKETGKLIGSTRFFEIYPADKKLEIGWTWITKEFWGTAINIECKLLENQQSTIKNKRQ
- a CDS encoding GNAT family N-acetyltransferase; this encodes MKTNRVQLKTKDNNFRSRKAIEKIGGVFEGILRKDKVLSDGSTRNAAYYSILDDEWNTTKLKIETLIKEKQ
- a CDS encoding MFS transporter, which codes for MNERESFNAKMPTACFLLFFAHGLVFSSWASRIPIIKTALSINEAQLGTLLLLMPIGQLSTMVLAGKLISIYGSSGIIKRCFLLYPFFLLLIGLSPSYWTLGVVLFFFGVSGNMCNIAINTQAIEIESITKRTLLSSYHGAWCFAGLTGAVIGLLMINLHVGTFYHFAVIFILVGILWYYSKRNLTNIIHKAEPQTRSIFKAVNPTLVGLGIIGFLSMAIEGAMFDWSGVYFQTIVKAPENLVILGYTSFILMMTLGRFIGNRIIEKYGKKIVLQCCGILMSGGLFLSVFFPQLWICIIAFMIIGLGSSLSVPSVYSTVGKVSTVAPSIALSFVSSISFLGFLMGPPLIGYIAESFDLRYSYGLFACFGILLAIMAGQMKVFRKS